The segment TTCAATCGATTGCTGCCACTCACCATTTTTAACAAAATGATCTAATTCAGGTATGCGTCTAGCTGTGGCAATGAGAATGCCAAATATCGTATCGGCCACCGTGTCTGTTAGTATACCTGGTGTATTGGTGGCCATTATATTCCGTGTGGCTAACTGCTCCAGATCGAGGTTATTATAGCCAACAGAGACATTACTTACAATTTTTAGATTAGGGGCTTTTTCCAGTAATTCGTTATCAACCGGTAAATCCAATCCGATAATACCGTCCGCTTCATTTAATTGTTCCAGGAATTCGGGGTCAGTTTTCGGGTCTATATTTTTAAAAAACTGAACATCATATTTTTGCTGTAAATATTCCAGAACAGGCTTTTCTACACGTTCATAAGCAATTATTTTTTTCAATTACAGACCTCCATTTTAAGAGTAAGACATAGGGACAGGTTCCTTGTCCCAATACCTGAAGGAGAACAAGGGGGGACAAGGTTCCTGTCCCCGCGTCCCTTACTATCAAAATAGCTATAAATATTAAAAAAGTCAATTTAAAATAAATAATTCAAAAAATATATTGACAATTGAAAATAGGTGTTTTAAGATGAGGATATAGATAATGTCGACAATCGGCAAAAAACATTACGTTGTAAATGATGAATATAAAAGGAGATTCCAACATATGGATGATGATACTGTGATATTGCAAAAACCGCTAAGTGAGCTTATCGCGGAACAACTTAGACAGCAAATATGGGATTCTGAGCTTGATTTCGGGGAGCGGTTGCTGGAAGTAGAGCTGGCAGAGCAGTTTGATGTCAGCCGGAGTACACTCCGGGAAGCATTGAAGATTCTTGAACAGGAAGGGCTTGTGATAAGTAAAGCACGAAAAGGTACGTATGTTGCACAGTTTTCAAATAAGGATTTAAAAGAGATTATCGAACTTCGAACATTAATCGAGGCTCATGCCTTCACGGATGCGTTTCCTAATCTGAAGGAGCAACATTTTCAGGAACTGGAAGCAATTATTAAACAAATGAAGGAGGAAGTAGGCCGGAAAGATTGGAATGCGCTATTTGACCTGGATATGCAATTCCATAGTTATGTCGTGGGTTTATGCGACAATTCTAGGATTATCAAAATCTATGACTCGATTCAAGTGCAAATTCGAGCATATCTCGTGCATCTTGATCAATATTATTCTAGTCCTCAAGTATTTTATGAGGAGCATAAAGAATTATACGACGCCTTAGTAACAAAGGATGCCCAAACCGTTCATGAACGGGTGAGAGACCACATAGCATACGTCGGGGAGAACTTACTCGGAGTTAAATAAAATTTGGGGAGGCCAAACATATGAGTAAAAAATTTGCGAACGTACAAACGGAATTACCGGGACCAAAGGCAAAAGCGTTACTTGATAGGAGACACGCGATCGTTCCGGATGCGGTCAGTTACGGAATTCCAACATTTGTAGATTCAGCAAAAGGTGCATTGCTAAAAGATGTGGACGGAAATGATTTTATCGATTTTGCCGGTGCTATTGGGACTATAAATGCAGGCCATAGCCATGAGACAGTAACAGATGCATTGCATGATCAGATTGACCGCTATATTCATACCGGCTTTAATGTCATGATGTATGACCCATATATTGAATTCGCAGAGAAAATTGCTTCACTTTCTCCCGGAAATTTTGAAAAGAAAGTGATGTTTTTAAATAGTGGGGCAGAGGCTATTGAAAATGCGGTGAAAATTGCCCGTAAATATACGAAACGTCAAGCGGTTGTTTCTTTTTCCGGTGGTTTTCATGGCAGAACGTTAATGACGATGTCTTTAACCGGTAAGGTGAAGCCATTTAAATATGAATATGGTCCATTTGCACCAGAGGTTTACCATGCCCCGTATCCTTATTTCTACCGCCGCCCGGAGTCCATGAGTGAAGAAGCGTACTCTGCGTTTTTATTAAATGAAATGGAGGATTTTTTCATAAAAGAAGTGGCTCCTGATCAGGTCGCTGCTGTTATTATGGAACCTGTTCAAGGAGAAAGCGGATTCATTATTCCGGATAAGAAATTTGTGCAGGGGATAAGCGAATTATGCAGGAAATATGGCATTCTTCTCATAGCTGACGAGATTCAAACTGGCTTTGGACGTACAGGGAAATATTTTGCCATGGAGCATTTCGGAGTTGAACCGGATTTAGTTACCGTTTCCAAGTCAATGGCTGCGGGACTGCCGATTAGTGGTGTGATTGGACGAAAAGAAATTATGGATGCTGCTGGTGCCGGTGAACTGGGTGGAACATATTGTGGAAGTCCACTTGGCTGCCGTGCCGGGCTTGCGGTGCTGGATGTGATGGAGAAGGAAAACCTGAACGGGCGCGCAGACGTAATTGGTCAACAGGTCATGGCAAAATTCAAGCAAATGCAAGCTCGTTTTGACGTGATTGGTGATGTGAGAGGCATCGGCGCCATGTGTGCGATGGAGTTTGTTACAGATCGCGTGAGTAAATCCCTGATAAACAAATAACGGATCAGATTTTCAAAGAAGCGCATCGACGTGGCGTTGTAGCCCTTAAAGCGGGCGTTTATGATAATGTAATTCGCTTGCTGATGCCGCTCGTTATAACCGACGAACAGTTGCAGGAAGGGTTGGATATATTGGAAGAGTCCATTGAAGCAGTCCTGGCAGTTACCGCAAAATAATCATAACCAAGAGCTAAGCAGGCCACGC is part of the Virgibacillus sp. NKC19-16 genome and harbors:
- a CDS encoding GntR family transcriptional regulator; translation: MSTIGKKHYVVNDEYKRRFQHMDDDTVILQKPLSELIAEQLRQQIWDSELDFGERLLEVELAEQFDVSRSTLREALKILEQEGLVISKARKGTYVAQFSNKDLKEIIELRTLIEAHAFTDAFPNLKEQHFQELEAIIKQMKEEVGRKDWNALFDLDMQFHSYVVGLCDNSRIIKIYDSIQVQIRAYLVHLDQYYSSPQVFYEEHKELYDALVTKDAQTVHERVRDHIAYVGENLLGVK